From Streptomyces sp. 6-11-2, one genomic window encodes:
- a CDS encoding type I polyketide synthase: MGPPRLRAKHFEEGSRTMPDERKLVDYLKWVTADLHQTRRRLQEAEAGRHEPVAIVGMACRFPGGVRSPEDLWEMLADGRDAIGGFPADRGWDLETLAGDGEGRSSTQKGGFLHDVADFDPGFFDISPREALAMDPQQRLLLETAWEAVERAGIAPGSLRGSRTGVFVGTNSQDYAHLVLASDDDMGGYAGNGLAASVMSGRLSFALGFEGPAVTLDTACSSALVALHLAAQSVRSGEADLALAGGVTVMTTSSSFVGFSLQGGLAADGRCKAFADSADGTGWSEGVGMILVERLSEARRKGHPVLAVLRGSAVNQDGASNGLSAPNGPAQQRVIRDALASAGLSPADVDAVEAHGTGTTLGDPIEAQALLATYGQDRDASRPLRLGTVKSNIGHTQAAAGAAGVIKMVLALRHGLLPRTLHVDAPSTHVDWDAGHVSLLTEAAPWPEGEQVRRAGVSSFGISGTNAHVILEEAPAAEEEDTDAGPQPAPVVPRAVPWPVSARTAAALDAQLERVRPLAASGADPVAVGHALAGTRTPFEHRALLVAADGGLTEAARGTVPSGDRRGLAVLFSGQGAQRLGMGRELHARFPVFAAALDETLALLDERLGHSLRDVIWGEDPAALDDTGHTQPALFAVEVALYRLFASWGLRPDHLAGHSVGEIAAVHVAGALSLEDACTLVAARAGLMRDLPAGGAMVALRATETEVRPLLDERVSLAAVNGPESVVVSGAEDAVLAVADHFREQGRRTTRLSVSHAFHSPLVDPMLDAFRDVVAKLTFGEPSVPVVSTLTGDVVAAEELATPHYWVCHARQAVRFADAVRTLVDEGARTFLEVGPGGVLSALVGENTQEAGVFAVPALRKDQPEEASVLAALGTLWTRGTAADWDAVFEGTLPGRPESVDLPTYAFQRDRYWPSVRARSGDPAGLGLGAAAHPLLGATVALADADESVLTGRLSPLTHPWLAEHRVDGRITVPGTALVEIAVRAGDENGTPRLDRLDLLAPLTLGDRDAVLLQVRIGPADASGHRPLSVHARPATSDDAPWTTYARGVLSPDEGAEDTAAELVQWPPADARQVPLTELESDGRTLGPLFSGLTGVWRHEGEVFAEAELPAGPDSGFGLHPALLSTALRAAALDGATAGEPAGFDGLTLHATGATALRVRLSTTGPDTVALTAVDPAGNLVLTAETVRLGTPDGAAGNPAATGRGDLFALKWAPVNASARATGIRWAVVGSDELDLGYAMHRADETVTAYAESLGGAIGDSGVAPDVFLIPLAGEKDSGADGVRALTTRVLGYLQEWLSEPRLAGTRLVFVTRRAVALDDEDVLDPVGAAVWGLVRSAQTENPGSLLLVDLDDTFLSAGVLPDVLTLDEQQLAVRDYQVRAARLARLPRTADDGPAAPGWNPDGTVLITGGTGGLGAVLARHLVTARGARHLLLASRRGPQAPGAAELVAELTGLGAQVTVSACDVGDRDAVDALVASVPAEHPLTAVVHTAGVLDDALIGSLTPEQLAGVLRPKADAALHLHEATLGQDLAAFVLYSSISGVIGGPGQANYAAANACLDALAQQRVAAGLPALSLAWGPWGRGSGMTSQISDTDLGRMDRGGTPPMSIEDGLALFDAALARPEPVVVPTRINVAGLQVQQSLPALWRDLVPRTRRTAAADRSPKTVLDGLRTLDTAGREKLLTELVVGFTAGLLGHADPAAVDPERGFLELGFDSLVSVSLRNQLGELLGLRLPTSVVFDSKTPVKLARHLNEELGDLSASGPASGTAVAGTTVHPDDTLVGLFHNAVRGGKLVEAMRMLKAVANTRPTFETPADLEELSEAVTLATGPGTPRLIFVSAPGATGGVHQYARIAAHFRGRRHVSAIPLMGFAPGELLPATSDAAARIVAESVLMASDGEPFVMVGHSTGGSLAYLAAGVLEDTWGVKPEAVVLLDTASIRYDPSEGNNLDQTTRFYLADIDSPSVTLNSARMSAMAHWFMLMTDIDAPATTAPTLLLRATQANNGFKLDTSAVPADAVQDIEADHLSLAMEHSALTAEAIENWLAGLPAGED, encoded by the coding sequence CTGGGCCCACCCCGACTACGCGCGAAACATTTTGAGGAAGGTTCACGGACGATGCCGGACGAAAGAAAGCTCGTCGATTACCTGAAGTGGGTCACGGCGGATCTCCACCAGACCCGCAGACGCCTCCAGGAAGCCGAGGCGGGCCGCCACGAGCCCGTGGCGATCGTCGGCATGGCCTGCCGCTTCCCGGGCGGTGTGCGATCCCCGGAGGACCTCTGGGAGATGCTGGCCGACGGCCGTGACGCCATCGGCGGGTTCCCGGCCGACCGCGGCTGGGACCTGGAGACGCTGGCCGGTGACGGAGAGGGCCGCAGCAGCACGCAGAAGGGAGGATTCCTGCACGACGTGGCCGACTTCGACCCGGGCTTCTTCGACATCTCGCCCCGCGAGGCGCTGGCCATGGACCCGCAGCAGCGGCTGCTCCTCGAAACCGCCTGGGAGGCCGTGGAACGTGCCGGGATCGCCCCCGGCAGCCTGCGCGGCAGCCGCACCGGTGTGTTCGTCGGCACCAACTCGCAGGACTACGCCCACCTCGTCCTCGCCTCCGACGACGACATGGGCGGCTACGCGGGCAACGGCCTGGCCGCCAGCGTGATGTCCGGCCGGCTGTCCTTCGCGCTCGGCTTCGAGGGACCCGCCGTCACGCTCGACACCGCGTGCTCCTCGGCCCTGGTCGCCCTGCACCTGGCCGCCCAGTCCGTACGCTCCGGCGAGGCCGACCTCGCGCTGGCCGGCGGTGTCACCGTCATGACCACCTCGTCCAGCTTCGTCGGCTTCAGCCTCCAGGGCGGCCTCGCCGCTGACGGCCGCTGCAAGGCGTTCGCCGACTCCGCCGACGGCACCGGCTGGTCCGAGGGCGTCGGCATGATCCTCGTCGAGCGGCTCTCCGAGGCCCGGCGCAAGGGGCACCCGGTGCTCGCCGTGCTGCGCGGCTCCGCCGTGAACCAGGACGGCGCCTCCAACGGCCTCAGCGCCCCCAACGGGCCCGCCCAGCAGCGCGTCATCCGCGACGCGCTCGCCTCCGCCGGGCTCTCGCCCGCCGACGTCGACGCCGTCGAGGCGCACGGCACCGGCACCACCCTCGGCGACCCCATCGAGGCACAGGCCCTGCTCGCCACCTACGGCCAGGACCGCGACGCGAGCCGCCCGCTGCGCCTCGGCACCGTGAAGTCCAACATCGGCCACACCCAGGCCGCCGCCGGCGCCGCGGGCGTCATCAAGATGGTCCTGGCCCTGCGGCACGGGCTACTGCCCCGCACCCTGCACGTCGACGCGCCCTCCACGCACGTCGACTGGGACGCCGGCCACGTCAGCCTGCTCACCGAGGCCGCCCCCTGGCCCGAGGGCGAGCAGGTGCGCCGGGCCGGCGTGTCGTCCTTCGGCATCAGCGGCACCAACGCCCACGTCATCCTCGAAGAGGCCCCCGCGGCCGAGGAGGAGGACACCGACGCCGGGCCGCAGCCCGCGCCGGTCGTCCCGCGCGCCGTCCCGTGGCCCGTGTCGGCCCGTACCGCCGCCGCCCTCGACGCCCAGCTGGAGCGGGTACGGCCGCTCGCCGCGTCCGGCGCCGACCCCGTCGCCGTCGGCCACGCGCTGGCCGGCACCCGCACCCCCTTCGAACACCGGGCGCTGCTCGTCGCCGCGGACGGCGGGCTCACCGAGGCCGCCCGCGGCACCGTCCCGTCCGGCGACCGCCGCGGCCTCGCCGTCCTGTTCTCCGGGCAGGGCGCTCAGCGCCTCGGCATGGGCCGTGAACTGCACGCCCGCTTCCCGGTGTTCGCCGCCGCCCTGGACGAGACCCTCGCCCTCCTCGACGAGCGCCTCGGCCACTCGCTGCGCGACGTCATATGGGGCGAGGACCCCGCGGCCCTCGACGACACCGGCCACACCCAGCCCGCCCTGTTCGCCGTCGAGGTCGCCCTCTACCGCCTGTTCGCCTCCTGGGGCCTGCGCCCCGACCACCTCGCCGGACACTCCGTCGGAGAGATCGCCGCCGTGCACGTGGCCGGCGCGCTGTCCCTGGAGGACGCCTGCACGCTGGTCGCCGCCCGCGCCGGCCTGATGCGGGACCTGCCGGCCGGCGGAGCCATGGTCGCGCTGCGCGCCACCGAGACCGAGGTGCGGCCGCTGCTGGACGAGCGGGTCTCGCTCGCCGCGGTCAACGGCCCCGAGTCCGTGGTGGTCTCCGGCGCCGAGGACGCCGTCCTCGCCGTCGCCGATCACTTCCGGGAGCAGGGCCGGCGCACCACGCGGCTCTCCGTGAGCCACGCCTTCCACTCGCCCCTCGTCGACCCGATGCTCGACGCGTTCCGGGACGTCGTCGCGAAGCTCACCTTCGGCGAGCCGTCGGTGCCTGTCGTCTCCACCCTCACCGGCGACGTCGTCGCCGCCGAGGAACTGGCCACGCCGCACTACTGGGTGTGCCACGCCCGGCAGGCCGTCCGCTTCGCCGACGCCGTGCGCACCCTCGTCGACGAGGGCGCCCGGACCTTCCTGGAGGTCGGCCCGGGCGGCGTGCTGTCCGCGCTCGTCGGTGAGAACACCCAGGAGGCCGGGGTCTTTGCCGTGCCCGCGCTGCGCAAGGATCAGCCGGAGGAGGCCTCCGTGCTCGCCGCGCTCGGCACCCTGTGGACCCGGGGCACCGCGGCCGACTGGGACGCCGTGTTCGAGGGCACCCTGCCCGGCCGCCCGGAGTCCGTGGACCTGCCGACGTACGCCTTCCAGCGCGACCGGTACTGGCCCAGCGTGCGCGCCCGCTCCGGCGACCCCGCCGGACTGGGCCTCGGCGCCGCCGCGCATCCGCTGCTCGGCGCCACCGTCGCCCTCGCCGACGCCGACGAGTCCGTCCTCACCGGACGCCTCTCGCCGCTGACCCACCCCTGGCTCGCCGAGCACCGCGTCGACGGCCGGATCACCGTCCCCGGCACGGCCCTCGTGGAGATCGCGGTCCGCGCGGGCGACGAGAACGGCACCCCGCGCCTGGACCGGCTCGACCTGCTCGCCCCGCTGACCCTCGGCGACCGCGACGCGGTCCTGCTCCAGGTGCGGATCGGTCCCGCGGACGCCTCAGGCCACCGGCCGCTCTCCGTGCACGCCCGCCCGGCGACCTCGGACGACGCCCCCTGGACCACGTACGCCCGCGGTGTTCTCTCCCCGGACGAGGGCGCCGAGGACACCGCCGCGGAGCTCGTCCAGTGGCCGCCCGCCGACGCCCGCCAAGTCCCGCTCACGGAGCTGGAGTCCGACGGGCGCACCCTCGGTCCGCTCTTCAGCGGCCTGACCGGGGTGTGGCGGCACGAGGGCGAGGTGTTCGCCGAGGCCGAGCTGCCCGCGGGCCCCGACAGCGGCTTCGGACTCCACCCCGCGCTGCTGTCCACCGCCCTGCGCGCCGCCGCCCTCGACGGCGCCACGGCGGGCGAGCCGGCCGGCTTCGACGGGCTCACGCTGCACGCCACCGGCGCCACCGCGCTGCGCGTACGGCTGAGCACCACCGGGCCCGACACCGTCGCCCTCACCGCCGTCGACCCCGCGGGCAACCTCGTCCTGACCGCCGAGACCGTGCGCCTGGGCACCCCGGACGGCGCCGCCGGGAACCCGGCCGCCACCGGCCGGGGCGACCTGTTCGCGCTGAAGTGGGCACCCGTCAACGCCTCCGCCCGCGCCACCGGCATCCGCTGGGCCGTCGTCGGCTCCGACGAACTCGACCTCGGCTACGCCATGCACCGCGCCGACGAGACCGTCACCGCCTACGCGGAGTCGCTGGGCGGCGCCATCGGCGACAGCGGTGTCGCGCCCGACGTGTTCCTGATCCCGCTCGCGGGGGAGAAGGACTCCGGAGCGGACGGGGTGCGCGCCCTCACCACCCGGGTCCTCGGATACCTCCAGGAGTGGCTGTCCGAGCCGCGGCTCGCGGGCACCCGCCTCGTCTTCGTCACCCGCCGCGCCGTCGCCCTCGACGACGAGGACGTCCTCGACCCGGTCGGCGCGGCCGTCTGGGGCCTGGTGCGCTCCGCGCAGACCGAGAACCCCGGGAGCCTGCTGCTCGTCGACCTCGACGACACGTTCCTGTCCGCCGGTGTACTGCCCGACGTGCTGACACTCGACGAGCAGCAACTCGCGGTCCGCGACTACCAGGTGCGCGCCGCCCGGCTTGCCCGGCTGCCGCGTACGGCCGACGACGGCCCCGCCGCCCCCGGCTGGAACCCGGACGGCACCGTCCTGATCACCGGCGGCACCGGTGGCCTCGGAGCAGTGCTCGCCCGGCACCTGGTCACCGCCCGGGGCGCCCGGCACCTGCTGTTGGCGAGCCGCCGCGGCCCGCAGGCGCCCGGCGCGGCCGAACTGGTCGCCGAGCTGACCGGCCTGGGGGCCCAGGTGACCGTCTCCGCCTGCGACGTCGGCGACCGCGACGCGGTCGACGCGCTCGTCGCGTCGGTGCCGGCCGAGCACCCGCTGACCGCCGTCGTGCACACCGCGGGTGTCCTGGACGACGCCCTGATCGGCTCGCTCACCCCGGAACAACTGGCCGGTGTGCTGCGCCCCAAGGCCGACGCGGCCCTGCACCTGCACGAGGCGACCCTCGGCCAGGACCTCGCCGCGTTCGTGCTGTACTCCTCGATCTCCGGCGTCATCGGCGGCCCCGGCCAGGCCAACTACGCCGCCGCCAACGCGTGCCTCGACGCACTCGCCCAGCAGCGCGTGGCGGCCGGTCTGCCCGCACTGTCCCTCGCCTGGGGCCCCTGGGGCCGCGGCAGCGGCATGACCAGCCAGATCAGCGACACCGATCTGGGGCGGATGGACCGCGGCGGCACCCCGCCGATGAGCATCGAGGACGGCCTCGCCCTGTTCGACGCCGCCCTCGCCCGCCCCGAGCCGGTGGTCGTGCCCACCCGGATCAACGTCGCCGGACTCCAGGTCCAGCAGTCGCTGCCCGCCCTCTGGCGCGACCTGGTGCCGCGCACCCGGCGCACCGCCGCCGCGGACCGCTCGCCCAAGACCGTGCTCGACGGGCTGCGCACACTCGACACCGCCGGCCGGGAGAAGCTGCTCACCGAGCTGGTCGTCGGCTTCACCGCGGGCCTGCTCGGCCACGCCGACCCCGCCGCCGTCGACCCCGAGCGCGGCTTCCTGGAGCTGGGCTTCGACTCGCTGGTCTCGGTCAGCCTGCGCAACCAGCTCGGCGAACTCCTCGGGCTGCGCCTGCCGACGTCGGTGGTCTTCGACAGCAAGACGCCGGTGAAGCTGGCCCGCCACCTCAACGAGGAACTGGGCGACCTGTCCGCCTCCGGCCCGGCGTCCGGCACCGCCGTCGCCGGCACCACGGTGCACCCCGACGACACGCTGGTCGGCCTGTTCCACAACGCGGTGCGCGGCGGCAAGCTCGTCGAGGCCATGCGGATGCTGAAGGCCGTCGCCAACACCCGGCCCACCTTCGAGACGCCCGCGGACCTGGAGGAGCTGTCCGAGGCCGTCACCCTGGCCACCGGCCCCGGCACCCCGCGGCTGATCTTCGTCAGCGCGCCCGGCGCCACCGGCGGTGTCCACCAGTACGCCCGCATCGCCGCCCACTTCCGCGGCAGGCGCCATGTGTCGGCGATACCGCTGATGGGCTTCGCCCCCGGCGAGCTGCTGCCCGCCACCAGTGACGCGGCGGCCCGGATCGTCGCCGAGAGCGTCCTGATGGCGAGCGACGGCGAACCGTTCGTGATGGTCGGCCACTCCACCGGCGGCTCCCTCGCCTACCTCGCGGCCGGGGTCCTGGAGGACACCTGGGGCGTGAAGCCGGAGGCGGTCGTCCTGCTCGACACGGCGTCCATCCGGTACGACCCCTCGGAAGGAAACAACCTCGACCAGACGACCCGCTTCTACCTGGCCGACATCGACTCGCCGTCCGTGACGCTCAACAGCGCCCGGATGTCCGCGATGGCGCACTGGTTCATGCTGATGACGGACATCGACGCACCCGCCACGACCGCCCCCACCCTGCTCCTGCGCGCCACGCAGGCCAACAACGGCTTCAAGCTCGACACCTCCGCGGTGCCGGCCGACGCGGTACAGGACATCGAGGCCGACCATCTGTCCCTGGCCATGGAGCACTCGGCACTGACCGCCGAGGCCATCGAGAACTGGCTCGCCGGACTTCCGGCCGGCGAGGACTGA